Proteins from a single region of Bos indicus x Bos taurus breed Angus x Brahman F1 hybrid chromosome 29, Bos_hybrid_MaternalHap_v2.0, whole genome shotgun sequence:
- the FEN1 gene encoding flap endonuclease 1, translating into MGIQGLAKLIADVAPSAIRENDIKSYFGRKVAIDASMSIYQFLIAVRQGGDVLQNEEGETTSHLMGMFYRTIRMMENGIKPVYVFDGKPPQLKSGELAKRSERRAEAEKQLQEAQAAGAEAEVEKFTKRLVKVTKQHNDECKHLLSLMGIPYLDAPSEAEASCAALVKAGKVYAAATEDMDCLTFGSPVLMRHLTASEAKKLPIQEFHLSRILQELGLNQEQFVDLCILLGSDYCESIRGIGPKRAVDLIQKHKSIEEIVRRLDPNKYPVPENWLHKEAQQLFLEPEVLDPESVELKWSEPNEEELIKFMCGEKQFSEERIRSGVRRLSKSRQGSTQGRLDDFFKVTGSLSSAKRKEPEPKGAAKKKAKTGAAGKFKRGK; encoded by the coding sequence ATGGGAATTCAAGGACTGGCCAAACTGATCGCTGATGTGGCCCCCAGTGCCATCCGGGAGAATGACATCAAGAGCTACTTTGGCCGCAAGGTGGCCATTGATGCTTCCATGAGCATTTATCAGTTCCTGATAGCTGTTCGCCAAGGCGGGGACGTGCTGCAGAATGAGGAGGGGGAGACCACCAGCCACCTGATGGGCATGTTCTACCGCACCATCCGCATGATGGAGAATGGCATCAAGCCCGTGTACGTCTTTGATGGCAAGCCACCGCAGCTCAAGTCCGGGGAGCTGGCCAAACGCAGCGAGCGGCGGGCCGAGGCTGAGAAGCAGCTGCAGGAGGCTCAGGCCGCCGGGGCTGAGGCGGAGGTGGAAAAGTTTACGAAGCGGCTGGTGAAGGTCACCAAGCAACACAATGACGAGTGCAAGCATCTCCTGAGCCTCATGGGCATCCCGTACCTCGACGCACCCAGTGAGGCGGAGGCTAGCTGTGCGGCCCTGGTGAAGGCTGGCAAAGTCTACGCCGCGGCCACAGAGGACATGGATTGCCTGACGTTCGGCAGCCCGGTGCTCATGCGGCACCTGACTGCCAGTGAGGCCAAGAAGCTGCCCATCCAGGAGTTCCACCTGAGCCGGATCCTGCAGGAGCTGGGCCTCAACCAGGAGCAGTTTGTGGATCTGTGCATCCTGCTGGGTAGTGACTACTGTGAGAGCATCCGGGGCATCGGGCCCAAGCGGGCCGTGGACCTCATCCAGAAGCACAAGAGCATCGAGGAGATTGTGCGGCGGCTGGACCCCAACAAGTACCCCGTGCCGGAAAACTGGCTCCACAAGGAGGCTCAGCAGCTCTTCCTGGAGCCTGAGGTGCTGGACCCAGAGTCTGTGGAGCTGAAGTGGAGCGAGCCCAATGAAGAAGAGCTCATCAAGTTCATGTGTGGGGAGAAGCAGTTCTCCGAGGAGCGAATCCGCAGTGGGGTCAGGCGGCTGAGCAAGAGCCGCCAGGGCAGCACCCAGGGCCGCCTGGATGATTTCTTTAAGGTGACCGGCTCCCTCTCTTCCGCCAAGCGCAAGGAGCCAGAGCCCAAGGGAGCCGCTAAGAAGAAGGCAAAGACTGGGGCAGCAGGGAAgttcaaaagaggaaaataa